The Xyrauchen texanus isolate HMW12.3.18 chromosome 13, RBS_HiC_50CHRs, whole genome shotgun sequence genome contains the following window.
TGGTATAATTCAAGAGATAATGcgccaattaaaacaaagaatctccagtttcacaaaacagcacCCAATATGGACTTCTGAAGTAGCAAGTCAAGTACTGATCCTTAGAAGTCGTTATACGCAaacagccctgggaaaaaagTAAGCATACGTGCGTATGGCCCCGACTACGCGACTGACTTGCGGTCCCTGTATATCGTGCccatctggagcttgtcaagtgtattATTAACTAAAATATGACATAATTTAAACTTTCCACATCTGGAAAGCTCTATGTTAATGTAAAACACGATTCACGTGTGatttccatgtatttatttatagcataaACATGAACACAATGTTAAATTTCtaacctgaagtgatgatttcatgttGGAGCTTGTCTAGCCATCTCATAaatttgaccacatttatattcacatcagcgattaaggtaattatctggttaagactttattcaaaaaaaagtttaaatgctccataaaggtttaaatgattCATATATTATTCATCTATTCTGAATATTCCTGCTTATGTAAAATAAAGAACCTGAAACTTGCTCTGTCTTTTTTCGTCTTGTTCTtgctaaatttgagaatgttaagtgttcttgaacttTGAAAAAGCACTGTGTAAATGTAGTAGTGATGTGCGATACCACTTAATTCCtattcgatccgataccaagtaatACCAAGGCTGGTATTGCCGATACCGATACCAATACCAATACTTTTTAACGTATTTTATTTGTAGTGTGATGTGACAACTAGTTTTAAGTAAAGTAAAAAAGTAGGCTGTAGGCTTACCAATTCCAAATTATAGCTGCATAATGACAAGACAATAAACTGCtctcatattatttaattataaagaaaatcTCAGAGACTTGAAACAGGTTGAAAATTACAcacaactaaaaaaaaatgtgtctcttAACCTTGTCACAAAATAAATGCTGTTCTTTACAACACATGTAAATCAGGCACCCTTGAAAATCAGTAGCCtacctcaattttttttttacaaaacaatgtTTACAAAAAAGTAAATTAGGCTCCCCTGAAAATGTTAAACCTGAGCCTGTTCTGAAAACTGTCCTTATTCACAGGTTTTTGTTTAGGAATAAGAGCATGTTTACAGTTTTCCCCTTGAGTCTGTTCCGTTTTTTGCTCACTACCTCCCCTGCCTTTGAAAACATCTGCTCTGCAGGTACAGAAGTAGCAACAATTCCCAAGTACTTTACAGCAAGTTTGCTTAAGCCTGGGAAAGTTTGATGATGCTCTTGCCACCAAACAAGTGGATCCTCCTTGTCTCTGGGAATCAGTTTTTCCTCTGAGTAATGACGCATTTCAATTATTACGTCTGTGGTAGCTGACCGGTGATGTTGGGAAGACGCAACTTGCGTGTCAAAATCTGCCCATAACCCTACTTTTGTTGCAGCTGAGTCTGAGGCAAGTTCAGGACTCTGGGAGCTAGGCACTGAGGCAGGGCTAGAAGTAGGTGCCAATGCAGAGCTTGGAGTTGGAGTGGGAGTGGACTCTACTGTCTGGTAGACTTCCTTCAGCTCAGAGGAAAGTCGTTTTTCATTCCCTCAGCATTGTTTTTGTCCTGAAATCCAAGGTGTTTAAACCTAGCATCCAGAAATGTACTAGCAGCTAGAGAGTGATTGGTCTCAATGCCTGCAAATCTACGCTGGCATTGCTGtgccagctgtgtggcaacggaGCTGCCCTGATGCTTACAGGCTCTTTGGAGAAGAGACACGAGTGGAATCACTTTGGAGACtgaaacatatttttctgatgataCCTCCCTTGTCATTTCCTCAAAGGGCCTCAGTGCATCAACAGTTTGAGTGATGAGTGATAATTCTCCCACATTAATGCACAATTCACTCCTGCCTAGAAGACAGAGGACTGTGGTCACAGCTTCATGTTGTTCATGCAGCCTGTCCAGCATGTAGAAAACTGAATTCCAGCGGGTTTGTACAGACTGGATCAACTTATGTTCTGCTATTTGCATCTGCTGTTGAACAGCCCTAAGCTTCTCTGTGGCCTTAGTGCTATGGTGAAAAAATGACACAATTGCGCTGCATTTTCCCAGGATCGGCACCACTTCAGGGACAGCTTTTAGACTGTCCTTTACAACTAAATTCAGAGTGTGGGCAAAACAAGGATAATGCCTCCACCCAGCCTTGTGTACTGCAGCCACCATATTTGCCCCGTTGTCTGTCACAACTGCCATCACCTTATCAGTTAGGCCCCATTCATCTGTTATTCGTTTAAGTTCTGAGCTGATATTATCAGCAGTATGCTGTCCATGGAAAATCGCCATTTCCAAAACAAAATCTTTAGTTTGCCAATTCTCAATTACATGACATGTGACAGTCAAGTACGCCTCTGTGGACACTGAAGTCCACATATCAGTGGTAAGTACAACACTTGGAG
Protein-coding sequences here:
- the LOC127653745 gene encoding E3 SUMO-protein ligase ZBED1-like; the encoded protein is MADRKRSHVWLYFSCTDSSDAMCDVCGKTVKYSGNTTNLAKHLRLNHKSEYDDIMKQRSEEEVQDDSPRAAALTRSLGEMIVRDLQPMSVVEDEGFQAFVKALDPRYKLPSRKKMTETYLVNMFDECKDKVRATLQNAPSVVLTTDMWTSVSTEAYLTVTCHVIENWQTKDFVLEMAIFHGQHTADNISSELKRITDEWGLTDKVMAVVTDNGANMVAAVHKAGWRHYPCFAHTLNLVVKDSLKAVPEVVPILGKCSAIVSFFHHSTKATEKLRAVQQQMQIAEHKLIQSVQTRWNSVFYMLDRLHEQHEAVTTVLCLLGRSELCINVGELSLITQTVDALRPFEEMTREVSSEKYVSVSKVIPLVSLLQRACKHQGSSVATQLAQQCQRRFAGIETNHSLAASTFLDARFKHLGFQDKNNAEGMKNDFPLS